A DNA window from Bubalus bubalis isolate 160015118507 breed Murrah chromosome 20, NDDB_SH_1, whole genome shotgun sequence contains the following coding sequences:
- the LOC102397903 gene encoding cathepsin G-like: MWLLLLLVAFLLSPRAQAGQIIGGREARPHSRPYMAYIQIRSPVGVKVCGGFLVREDFVMTAAHCLGSQINVILGAHNIRTLESTQQRIPVLRSIPHPRYSQQNKSNDIMLLQLANRAQPNRFVRPVPLPQTQNRLRPGTKCTVAGWGLIGLNTRTDTLQCVQLRVQRDRVCRRRFMFYNGRTQICVGDPRQRKSAFLGDSGGPLVCNNVAQGIVSYGDRMGTPPAVFTRISSFLPWIRRTMRRFQEWRPE; this comes from the exons ATGTGGCTGCTCCTGCTCCTCGTGGCCTTTCTCCTGTCCCCCAGGGCTCAGGCAG GGCAGATCATCGGAGGCCGAGAGGCCAGGCCCCATTCCCGCCCCTACATGGCATATATTCAGATCCGAAGTCCAGTAGGTGTGAAAGTTTGTGGGGGGTTCCTGGTGCGTGAAGACTTCGTGATGACAGCAGCTCACTGCTTGGGAAG ccaaataaatgtcaTCCTGGGGGCCCACAACATCAGGACACTGGAAAGCACCCAGCAGCGCATCCCTGTGCTCAgatccatcccccaccccagatACAGTCAGCAGAACAAGAGCAATGACATCATGTTACTGCAG CTGGCAAACAGAGCTCAACCTAATCGATTTGTGAGGCCGGTGCCTCTGCCTCAGACTCAAAACAGACTGAGACCTGGGACCAAGTGCACCGTGGCTGGCTGGGGCCTGATCGGCCTGAACACAAGAACAGACACGCTTCAGTGTGTGCAGCTGAGGGTGCAGAGGGATAGGGTGTGCAGGAGACGCTTCATGTTTTACAATGGCCGGACACAGATTTGCGTGGGGGACCCAAGACAGAGGAAGTCTGCCTTTCTG GGGGACTCCGGTGGCCCCCTTGTGTGTAACAATGTGGCCCAGGGTATTGTCTCCTATGGAGACAGGATGGGGACCCCTCCAGCAGTCTTCACCAGAATTTCCAGCTTCCTGCCCTGGATAAGGAGAACAATGAGACGCTTCCAAGAGTGGAGACCAGAGTGA